A stretch of the Clostridiales bacterium genome encodes the following:
- a CDS encoding NHL repeat-containing protein, which yields MSSNKRLAIVLGVILLLILGLAVFYLYLQGGATEQGEQEHTAEDGLIPIRSIYAFGERNIRLPVGVGADDNGGFFVTLRDSAAVVEFDRSGDYVRHWGERGTQAGQFLVPLGVAVDRLAGHVYVVDRGRLRLICFNESGEYLWEVPILRPISVTVAANGDVYVTAEGEILRFDSEGQLYVDGSVGTRGKLPGQFDYPRNVAVAEDGSVFVADTNNTRIQRVRMEGQFTAAVDWVRGEPPRFQDDPQVTYVAPSGIALSAGDRQVVVIDGFGHRIEMLNPATGETLTDFGGERRGGGEGMFNLPTGITHMYDDYYAVTDTYNDRVQIIRLLAPDDRGPFSIYPWLKWLPLLLLLPLLGLLGRKRVFATREALARAVEEGDIRLIAGVFRKIHVLPLVAEEYADVTEGEVRLGDYLVVVEPPKRDDTPSGGADVPDPLAPEERELLEVSRTRGMRRALFPRVRIFCGEAKQLERFTEAGAKVLDYDEVKGEYVVAGEEPAAKT from the coding sequence ATGAGCTCGAACAAGCGTCTGGCGATAGTACTCGGGGTTATCTTGCTCCTCATTCTGGGCCTCGCTGTCTTCTATCTGTACCTGCAAGGCGGAGCGACCGAGCAAGGCGAGCAAGAGCACACAGCTGAGGACGGACTCATCCCCATCCGTTCGATCTACGCGTTTGGTGAGCGCAACATCCGTCTCCCCGTGGGCGTAGGGGCCGATGACAACGGGGGGTTCTTCGTCACCCTGCGCGACTCGGCCGCTGTGGTCGAGTTCGACCGGAGCGGTGACTACGTTCGTCACTGGGGAGAGCGCGGCACGCAGGCGGGTCAGTTCCTCGTGCCTCTGGGTGTGGCCGTAGACCGCCTGGCGGGCCACGTCTACGTGGTGGACCGGGGCCGTCTCCGGCTGATTTGCTTCAACGAGTCCGGGGAGTACCTCTGGGAGGTTCCTATCTTGCGCCCGATCTCGGTGACCGTCGCCGCGAACGGGGACGTCTATGTGACCGCCGAGGGGGAGATTCTCCGCTTTGACAGTGAAGGTCAACTATACGTTGATGGTTCGGTCGGCACACGGGGCAAACTGCCTGGCCAGTTCGACTACCCGCGCAACGTGGCGGTGGCCGAGGACGGTTCGGTATTTGTGGCCGACACCAACAACACCCGCATACAGCGCGTGCGGATGGAAGGACAGTTCACCGCGGCGGTGGATTGGGTGCGCGGTGAACCGCCGCGCTTCCAGGACGATCCTCAGGTCACCTACGTAGCGCCTTCCGGCATTGCGCTTTCAGCGGGCGACCGGCAGGTAGTGGTGATCGACGGGTTTGGCCATCGGATCGAGATGCTCAATCCCGCGACTGGCGAGACGCTCACTGACTTTGGCGGGGAGCGCCGCGGCGGTGGCGAGGGGATGTTTAACCTGCCCACCGGTATCACGCACATGTACGACGACTACTACGCTGTCACCGACACATACAACGACCGCGTGCAGATCATCCGCCTTCTTGCCCCCGATGACCGCGGGCCGTTCAGTATCTACCCGTGGCTGAAGTGGCTCCCGCTCCTCTTGCTTCTGCCGCTTCTTGGTCTGCTGGGCCGCAAGCGGGTCTTCGCGACGCGCGAGGCGCTTGCCAGGGCGGTCGAGGAGGGCGATATCCGGCTCATCGCGGGGGTGTTCCGCAAGATTCACGTGCTTCCCCTGGTCGCCGAGGAGTACGCGGACGTCACCGAAGGAGAGGTGCGTTTGGGTGACTACCTCGTGGTAGTTGAGCCGCCGAAGCGGGACGATACTCCCAGCGGAGGCGCGGACGTCCCGGATCCGCTCGCGCCTGAGGAGCGCGAGCTCCTCGAGGTGTCGCGCACGCGCGGCATGAGGCGCGCGCTCTTCCCACGCGTGCGCATCTTCTGCGGTGAGGCCAAACAGCTCGAGCGCTTCACCGAGGCGGGCGCGAAGGTCCTCGACTACGACGAGGTCAAAGGCGAGTACGTGGTCGCGGGCGAGGAGCCGGCGGCCAAGACGTAG
- a CDS encoding tetratricopeptide repeat protein, which translates to MHWPSEHVEEVGTLAPAAPKVRRVSGGPSKVTYGLLGVVAVLIVVVGVLLLGGDLFNQTPQNDLERDHRMLVEALRDNPDNPGVLMTLAEVEYEMGRKRDAMDRAARASEVASATPGINVRYAQLLMLEERFEEAEAAANKEIEIAGTRSGHPYFILAQVLRAQGRLDEAIAQVEIAIRIDYYAADMKILYGDMLVEADRKDEAIDQYNEALRYLPDDPRIVKALESLGVTVAPSDGSNPHAPVGPSEEMTVPVDELIDGLFENQQP; encoded by the coding sequence ATGCACTGGCCGTCTGAGCACGTGGAAGAGGTGGGAACGTTGGCACCTGCAGCGCCAAAGGTCCGTCGCGTATCAGGCGGTCCGAGCAAAGTGACGTACGGTCTTCTCGGCGTCGTGGCCGTGCTAATCGTCGTGGTGGGCGTCTTGCTTCTCGGCGGTGACCTGTTCAATCAAACACCGCAGAACGATCTCGAGCGCGACCACCGGATGCTGGTGGAGGCGCTAAGAGACAACCCGGACAATCCCGGGGTACTCATGACGCTTGCCGAGGTCGAGTACGAGATGGGCCGCAAGCGGGATGCGATGGACCGGGCCGCGCGCGCGTCTGAGGTGGCGAGCGCCACGCCGGGAATCAACGTCCGCTACGCGCAACTTCTCATGCTAGAGGAACGCTTCGAGGAGGCGGAGGCAGCGGCGAACAAGGAGATCGAAATCGCTGGGACCAGATCGGGTCACCCTTACTTCATCCTCGCGCAGGTCCTGCGCGCGCAAGGACGGCTCGACGAGGCGATTGCGCAGGTTGAGATCGCCATACGTATCGACTACTACGCGGCTGACATGAAGATCCTCTACGGCGACATGCTGGTCGAGGCTGATCGGAAAGACGAGGCGATCGATCAGTACAATGAGGCGCTGCGATACCTGCCGGACGACCCGCGCATCGTGAAGGCCCTTGAATCGCTCGGCGTCACGGTCGCACCCTCTGACGGGTCGAACCCGCACGCGCCGGTCGGTCCGAGCGAAGAAATGACGGTGCCTGTCGACGAGTTGATCGACGGACTTTTCGAGAATCAGCAGCCGTAG